The DNA window AACCATTCTCTCTGCCGTAGCACCCGCCCCGGTGGAGACTCGCATGATGTATAGTCCGCTCGGAAGACCTCCGCGGTTCCAGTTCAACACATGTGACCCTGGTGTCAGAGTAACCGGGTGTACCGAGTCTACGACCCGTCCGAGGAGGTCAAAAACCTCGACCCGGAGTTCGCCCGGGGTGGCAATCGTTACGGAGACGGACGTTGTCGTGCTAAATGGATTTGGATAGGCCGCGTCGATCCGGACTCCTTGCGTCGCAGAGGGCAGCGTCCCTTCAACACTGACAAGGCTTGCCAGATCGTAGA is part of the Rhodothermales bacterium genome and encodes:
- a CDS encoding T9SS type A sorting domain-containing protein, yielding YDLASLVSVEGTLPSATQGVRIDAAYPNPFSTTTSVSVTIATPGELRVEVFDLLGRVVDSVHPVTLTPGSHVLNWNRGGLPSGLYIMRVSTGAGATAERMVMAR